The Lycium barbarum isolate Lr01 chromosome 10, ASM1917538v2, whole genome shotgun sequence genome includes a region encoding these proteins:
- the LOC132615797 gene encoding uncharacterized protein LOC132615797 isoform X3, with translation MPVSRNEEPGVLSQQSSSSSSGIVPLKKRWCSMVQPIRAERSSFSNENESKTKDSALSQGSTLTSCDSTGKSDTPRNSLLKVKEERPSGAKVDSQPTMLPFLSISPETNPNTSSGTSTNVDNLVKPALAKKLAGQGAIGRTTVTVKKEAIAKQGESHGKLELPANSGNVELSLGPKEPQVSSLVDPSLLSLSLNKGKDISQDGSCKIGLNNKAADDTAHTNRSNWDLNTPMDSWEAGDDAPVKETSHISSASVIGANDNKGKQVVGASEQGFTFPISSIHPNLRFKSVDVLRLSLGSTLREFDSPALQSWAKVASSRVSPNSGLLKNPALDRNMNSTTCKTVKSEPVEEANVGAVCRPAGTLEANVVKTEVVSQIQQSIELSTKDLQKLVEQKPMKCEPLQEVSQEISMTSDVIAHQSVGRVLQLQESSSSSCSSSSSSTLPMPLTPQQGCPSRLSTCSDLSVSGDLCAPSEYSVHTNEDNISKNALDHVNADIAAKDANFDLKESNISSDKVEASVSEGMDIEDHMGYKKTQDAHNLVASGERSANNEEKISISAGTEEECYGSDYESDGHHAFVGHVDTASGCGREDDEYEDGEVREPMMQSIAEDPIAEGLDSDKNNESSSKNAHCSGFPGVGESHCFKNDEKDYSIPVHTVSNDDFVKGCDGKAHKIDHKDGNLQSPLLDKEGTTRDNEQRPIGAIQQGPVDQPGIADAQEGCEKDVLSDGAAAGINAAGRNVGEANNENIGRADMSPTADPYLQNAERSLNSNSSKYLSNVGGKSRIINLPRASNATSPSNFRPFMGRSPSSRSGRERYSDMEEEKFHLRSNRDETYADGPKFVPNRFQDRSFVNSRGNFMRGRGRASTRFNRSRREWDSGHDFESYRGVSDYRFRRNRTAAVGESEFERNDYDRRLDNTAFSSSRRRKPLSDALPSFRHPPARRLSPNGREGAAMMGIQMLRRAPRNISPNRCTDEDDSELGNTKFTAMQRRCFPRMQSKSPVRSHTRSLGPWSSPRRRSTEGFSGLHDSSRHRSPVMYREDRMRSSPRTSFAEEAIAPRRRDSPSYTARRLNDMRDVDAVQEHGHPRSLSSRRSPSDRVFNRSNRRLEIIDRRERDDGDEYYDGPIHTGRCSELRSGGRTDERRKYGERRGPRRMRIVEEEEGNFRQSGQLWHGEEFDVSRLKRRRFT, from the exons ATGCCAGTTTCCAGAAACGAAGAG CCTGGAgttctttcccagcagtctagtAGCTCTTCGTCAGGTATTGTCCCTCTTAAGAAGAGGTGGTGCTCTATGGTCCAACCTATCCGTGCTGAGCGATCTTCTTTTTCTAATGAAAATGAATCCAAGACCAAAGATTCAGCCTTGAGCCAAGGATCGACCTTGACTTCTTGTGATAGTACAGGTAAATCTGATACTCCCAGGAACTCTCTTCTAAAGGTAAAGGAAGAAAGACCTTCGGGTGCGAAAGTTGACTCTCAGCCTACTATGCTACCATTTTTATCCATATCTCCGGAAACAAATCCTAATACTAGCTCCGGTACTTCAACAAATGTTGACAATCTAGTGAAACCAGCATTGGCCAAAAAATTAGCTGGCCAGGGAGCTATAGGTAGAACAACAGTGACTGTCAAGAAGGAAGCTATTGCCAAACAAGGGGAAAGCCACGGTAAACTTGAACTTCCTGCCAATTCAGGGAACGTTGAGTTGTCATTAGGCCCAAAGGAACCTCAAGTTTCTTCTTTGGTTGATCCTTCATTGCTTTCTCTATCTTTGAACAAAGGGAAGGACATTTCCCAGGATGGAAGTTGCAAGATTGGTTTGAATAACAAAGCTGCTGATGATACTGCACACACTAATAGATCTAATTGGGATCTGAATACTCCTATGGATTCATGGGAGGCTGGTGATGATGCTCCTGTTAAAGAGACAAGTCATATTAGTTCTGCTTCTGTTATTGGTGCTAATGATAATAAAGGGAAGCAAGTTGTTGGAGCTAGTGAGCAGGGATTTACTTTTCCCATCTCATCAATACATCCTAACTTAAGATTCAAGTCCGTGGATGTGCTTCGTCTTAGTCTTGGCAGTACTTTACGAGAGTTTGACTCCCCAGCACTGCAGTCATGGGCTAAAGTAGCCTCCAGCAGGGTTAGTCCGAACTCGGGTTTGCTGAAAAATCCAGCATTGGATAGAAATATGAATTCCACCACTTGTAAAACTGTTAAGTCAGAACCTGTTGAAGAAGCTAATGTTGGAGCTGTGTGTCGTCCAGCTGGAACATTGGAGGCTAATGTAGTAAAAACTGAAGTTGTGAGTCAGATTCAGCAGTCTATTGAGTTGTCAACTAAGGACCTTCAGAAATTAGTTGAGCAAAAACCAATGAAATGTGAACCACTCCAGGAGGTTAGCCAGGAAATATCTATGACATCAGATGTGATTGCGCACCAATCAGTTGGAAGGGTTTTGCAGCTTCAGGAGAGTTCTTCGTCTTCGtgttcttcttcttcgtcttctaCACTGCCAATGCCTTTGACCCCTCAACAGGGATGCCCTTCTAGATTGTCGACCTGTTCAGATTTGTCTGTGAGTGGGGACTTGTGTGCTCCATCTGAGTACTCTGTTCATACTAATGAAgataatataagtaaaaatgctctagatcatgtaaatGCTGATATTGCTGCTAAAGATGCAAACTTTGACCTCAAAGAATCAAATATATCCAGTGATAAAGTGGAGGCATCTGTTTCGGAGGGCATGGATATTGAAGATCACATGGGATACAAAAAGACACAAGATGCACATAATTTGGTTGCAAGTGGTGAGAGATCAGCAAACAATGAGGAAAAGATAAGTATATCAGCTGGTACAGAAGAAGAATGTTATGGTTCTGATTATGAATCTGATGGTCATCATGCTTTTGTGGGACACGTTGACACTGCGAGTGGGTGTGGCAGAGAggatgatgaatatgaagatGGTGAGGTCCGAGAACCAATGATGCAGTCAATTGCAGAAGACCCAATTGCTGAAGGGCTAGATTCCGACAAAAATAATGAATCTTCTAGCAAAAATGCTCATTGTTCTGGATTTCCTGGGGTTGGGGAATCTCATTGCTTCAAAAATGATGAAAAAGATTACAGTATACCAGTTCATACTGTGTCTAATGATGACTTTGTTAAAGGCTGTGATGGGAAAGCTCACAAAATTGATCATAAAGACGGTAATCTGCAGAGTCCATTATTAGATAAAGAGGGAACAACTAGAGATAATGAGCAGAGGCCTATTGGCGCTATTCAACAAGGACCAGTTGATCAACCAGGAATAGCAGATGCGCAGGAAGGATGTGAAAAGGATGTCTTATCTGACGGAGCAGCTGCTGGTATCAATGCGGCTGGCAGAAATGTTGGTGAGGCTAATAACGAGAATATTGGAAGAGCTGATATGTCACCAACAGCCGATCCATATTTGCAAAATGCTGAAAGATCTCTTAATTCTAACTCTAGTAAATATTTGTCAAATGTTGGAGGCAAGAGCCGGATTATCAACTTACCTCGTGCATCCAATGCAACATCTCCTAGTAATTTCAGACCTTTTATGGGTAGGTCGCCGTCTTCAAGAAGTGGAAGAGAAAGGTATTCAGATATGGAGGAGGAGAAATTCCATCTACGAAGTAATAg AGATGAAACTTATGCTGATGGTCCTAAGTTTGTGCCAAATAGGTTTCAGGACCGGTCATTTGTCAACTCGAGGGGGAACTTCATGCGTGGAAGAGGGAGGGCTTCGACCCGGTTTAACCGTTCACGTAGAGAATGGGATTCTGGGCATGATTTTGAAAGCTATAGAGGTGTATCCGATTATCGGTTTAGACGTAACCGTACAGCTGCTGTTGGGGAATCTGAATTTGAACGTAATGACTATGATAGAAGACTAGATAATACTGCCTTTTCTAGCAGTAGGAGGAGGAAGCCATTAAGTGATGCCTTGCCTTCATTTCGGCATCCACCTGCACGTCGACTGTCCCCCAATGGAAGAGAAGGTGCTGCTATGATGGGCATTCAAATGCTTCGTAGAGCTCCCAGGAATATCAGCCCAAACAGATGCACCGATGAAGATGACTCTGAGTTG GGTAATACAAAGTTTACCGCGATGCAGAGAAGATGTTTCCCTCGAATGCAGTCTAAGTCTCCTGTTAGGTCCCATACACGCTCCCTTGGCCCTTGGTCCTCTCCTCGGAGGAGATCGACAGAAGGATTCAGTGGTCTTCATGATTCATCTCGGCACAGGTCTCCGGTTATGTACAGGGAAGATAGGATGAGGTCTTCTCCACGAACTTCTTTTGCCGAAGAAGCAATAGCTCCTCGAAGGCGTGACTCGCCATCATATACTGCTCGGCGTCTGAATGACATGAGGGACGTGGATGCTGTACAGGAGCACGGTCATCCAAGGTCTCTTTCTAGCAGAAGAAGTCCATCTGATCGGGTATTTAATAGAAGCAATAGGAGACTTGAGATTATAGATCGTCGGGAGAGGGATGATGGTGACGAGTACTATGATGGGCCGATACACACTGGTAGATGTTCTGAGCTTCGCAGTGGTGGAAGGACTGACGAGAGAAGGAAGTATGGCGAGAGGCGAGGACCTAGGCGAATGAGAATTGTCGAAGAGGAAGAAGGTAATTTTAGACAGAGTGGACAACTTTGGCATGGAGAAGAATTTGATGTCTCCAGATTGAAGAGAAGAAGATTTACTTGA
- the LOC132615797 gene encoding uncharacterized protein LOC132615797 isoform X2 produces the protein MPVSRNEEPGVLSQQSSSSSSGIVPLKKRWCSMVQPIRAERSSFSNENESKTKDSALSQGSTLTSCDSTGKSDTPRNSLLKVKEERPSGAKVDSQPTMLPFLSISPETNPNTSSGTSTNVDNLVKPALAKKLAGQGAIGRTTVTVKKEAIAKQGESHGKLELPANSGNVELSLGPKEPQVSSLVDPSLLSLSLNKGKDISQDGSCKIGLNNKAADDTAHTNRSNWDLNTPMDSWEAGDDAPVKETSHISSASVIGANDNKGKQVVGASEQGFTFPISSIHPNLRFKSVDVLRLSLGSTLREFDSPALQSWAKVASSRVSPNSGLLKNPALDRNMNSTTCKTVKSEPVEEANVGAVCRPAGTLEANVVKTEVVSQIQQSIELSTKDLQKLVEQKPMKCEPLQEVSQEISMTSDVIAHQSVGRVLQLQESSSSSCSSSSSSTLPMPLTPQQGCPSRLSTCSDLSVSGDLCAPSEYSVHTNEDNISKNALDHVNADIAAKDANFDLKESNISSDKVEASVSEGMDIEDHMGYKKTQDAHNLVASGERSANNEEKISISAGTEEECYGSDYESDGHHAFVGHVDTASGCGREDDEYEDGEVREPMMQSIAEDPIAEGLDSDKNNESSSKNAHCSGFPGVGESHCFKNDEKDYSIPVHTVSNDDFVKGCDGKAHKIDHKDGNLQSPLLDKEGTTRDNEQRPIGAIQQGPVDQPGIADAQEGCEKDVLSDGAAAGINAAGRNVGEANNENIGRADMSPTADPYLQNAERSLNSNSSKYLSNVGGKSRIINLPRASNATSPSNFRPFMGRSPSSRSGRERYSDMEEEKFHLRSNRFQDRSFVNSRGNFMRGRGRASTRFNRSRREWDSGHDFESYRGVSDYRFRRNRTAAVGESEFERNDYDRRLDNTAFSSSRRRKPLSDALPSFRHPPARRLSPNGREGAAMMGIQMLRRAPRNISPNRCTDEDDSELVGVRHSEKFIRDFPADISDPVYSHQQSMYDGSDGRFVQGNTKFTAMQRRCFPRMQSKSPVRSHTRSLGPWSSPRRRSTEGFSGLHDSSRHRSPVMYREDRMRSSPRTSFAEEAIAPRRRDSPSYTARRLNDMRDVDAVQEHGHPRSLSSRRSPSDRVFNRSNRRLEIIDRRERDDGDEYYDGPIHTGRCSELRSGGRTDERRKYGERRGPRRMRIVEEEEGNFRQSGQLWHGEEFDVSRLKRRRFT, from the exons ATGCCAGTTTCCAGAAACGAAGAG CCTGGAgttctttcccagcagtctagtAGCTCTTCGTCAGGTATTGTCCCTCTTAAGAAGAGGTGGTGCTCTATGGTCCAACCTATCCGTGCTGAGCGATCTTCTTTTTCTAATGAAAATGAATCCAAGACCAAAGATTCAGCCTTGAGCCAAGGATCGACCTTGACTTCTTGTGATAGTACAGGTAAATCTGATACTCCCAGGAACTCTCTTCTAAAGGTAAAGGAAGAAAGACCTTCGGGTGCGAAAGTTGACTCTCAGCCTACTATGCTACCATTTTTATCCATATCTCCGGAAACAAATCCTAATACTAGCTCCGGTACTTCAACAAATGTTGACAATCTAGTGAAACCAGCATTGGCCAAAAAATTAGCTGGCCAGGGAGCTATAGGTAGAACAACAGTGACTGTCAAGAAGGAAGCTATTGCCAAACAAGGGGAAAGCCACGGTAAACTTGAACTTCCTGCCAATTCAGGGAACGTTGAGTTGTCATTAGGCCCAAAGGAACCTCAAGTTTCTTCTTTGGTTGATCCTTCATTGCTTTCTCTATCTTTGAACAAAGGGAAGGACATTTCCCAGGATGGAAGTTGCAAGATTGGTTTGAATAACAAAGCTGCTGATGATACTGCACACACTAATAGATCTAATTGGGATCTGAATACTCCTATGGATTCATGGGAGGCTGGTGATGATGCTCCTGTTAAAGAGACAAGTCATATTAGTTCTGCTTCTGTTATTGGTGCTAATGATAATAAAGGGAAGCAAGTTGTTGGAGCTAGTGAGCAGGGATTTACTTTTCCCATCTCATCAATACATCCTAACTTAAGATTCAAGTCCGTGGATGTGCTTCGTCTTAGTCTTGGCAGTACTTTACGAGAGTTTGACTCCCCAGCACTGCAGTCATGGGCTAAAGTAGCCTCCAGCAGGGTTAGTCCGAACTCGGGTTTGCTGAAAAATCCAGCATTGGATAGAAATATGAATTCCACCACTTGTAAAACTGTTAAGTCAGAACCTGTTGAAGAAGCTAATGTTGGAGCTGTGTGTCGTCCAGCTGGAACATTGGAGGCTAATGTAGTAAAAACTGAAGTTGTGAGTCAGATTCAGCAGTCTATTGAGTTGTCAACTAAGGACCTTCAGAAATTAGTTGAGCAAAAACCAATGAAATGTGAACCACTCCAGGAGGTTAGCCAGGAAATATCTATGACATCAGATGTGATTGCGCACCAATCAGTTGGAAGGGTTTTGCAGCTTCAGGAGAGTTCTTCGTCTTCGtgttcttcttcttcgtcttctaCACTGCCAATGCCTTTGACCCCTCAACAGGGATGCCCTTCTAGATTGTCGACCTGTTCAGATTTGTCTGTGAGTGGGGACTTGTGTGCTCCATCTGAGTACTCTGTTCATACTAATGAAgataatataagtaaaaatgctctagatcatgtaaatGCTGATATTGCTGCTAAAGATGCAAACTTTGACCTCAAAGAATCAAATATATCCAGTGATAAAGTGGAGGCATCTGTTTCGGAGGGCATGGATATTGAAGATCACATGGGATACAAAAAGACACAAGATGCACATAATTTGGTTGCAAGTGGTGAGAGATCAGCAAACAATGAGGAAAAGATAAGTATATCAGCTGGTACAGAAGAAGAATGTTATGGTTCTGATTATGAATCTGATGGTCATCATGCTTTTGTGGGACACGTTGACACTGCGAGTGGGTGTGGCAGAGAggatgatgaatatgaagatGGTGAGGTCCGAGAACCAATGATGCAGTCAATTGCAGAAGACCCAATTGCTGAAGGGCTAGATTCCGACAAAAATAATGAATCTTCTAGCAAAAATGCTCATTGTTCTGGATTTCCTGGGGTTGGGGAATCTCATTGCTTCAAAAATGATGAAAAAGATTACAGTATACCAGTTCATACTGTGTCTAATGATGACTTTGTTAAAGGCTGTGATGGGAAAGCTCACAAAATTGATCATAAAGACGGTAATCTGCAGAGTCCATTATTAGATAAAGAGGGAACAACTAGAGATAATGAGCAGAGGCCTATTGGCGCTATTCAACAAGGACCAGTTGATCAACCAGGAATAGCAGATGCGCAGGAAGGATGTGAAAAGGATGTCTTATCTGACGGAGCAGCTGCTGGTATCAATGCGGCTGGCAGAAATGTTGGTGAGGCTAATAACGAGAATATTGGAAGAGCTGATATGTCACCAACAGCCGATCCATATTTGCAAAATGCTGAAAGATCTCTTAATTCTAACTCTAGTAAATATTTGTCAAATGTTGGAGGCAAGAGCCGGATTATCAACTTACCTCGTGCATCCAATGCAACATCTCCTAGTAATTTCAGACCTTTTATGGGTAGGTCGCCGTCTTCAAGAAGTGGAAGAGAAAGGTATTCAGATATGGAGGAGGAGAAATTCCATCTACGAAGTAATAg GTTTCAGGACCGGTCATTTGTCAACTCGAGGGGGAACTTCATGCGTGGAAGAGGGAGGGCTTCGACCCGGTTTAACCGTTCACGTAGAGAATGGGATTCTGGGCATGATTTTGAAAGCTATAGAGGTGTATCCGATTATCGGTTTAGACGTAACCGTACAGCTGCTGTTGGGGAATCTGAATTTGAACGTAATGACTATGATAGAAGACTAGATAATACTGCCTTTTCTAGCAGTAGGAGGAGGAAGCCATTAAGTGATGCCTTGCCTTCATTTCGGCATCCACCTGCACGTCGACTGTCCCCCAATGGAAGAGAAGGTGCTGCTATGATGGGCATTCAAATGCTTCGTAGAGCTCCCAGGAATATCAGCCCAAACAGATGCACCGATGAAGATGACTCTGAGTTGGTAGGTGTTCGGCATAGTGAGAAGTTTATTAGGGACTTTCCAGCTGATATTAGTGATCCTGTTTATAGTCACCAGCAATCTATGTATGATGGATCTGATGGTCGTTTCGTTCAGGGTAATACAAAGTTTACCGCGATGCAGAGAAGATGTTTCCCTCGAATGCAGTCTAAGTCTCCTGTTAGGTCCCATACACGCTCCCTTGGCCCTTGGTCCTCTCCTCGGAGGAGATCGACAGAAGGATTCAGTGGTCTTCATGATTCATCTCGGCACAGGTCTCCGGTTATGTACAGGGAAGATAGGATGAGGTCTTCTCCACGAACTTCTTTTGCCGAAGAAGCAATAGCTCCTCGAAGGCGTGACTCGCCATCATATACTGCTCGGCGTCTGAATGACATGAGGGACGTGGATGCTGTACAGGAGCACGGTCATCCAAGGTCTCTTTCTAGCAGAAGAAGTCCATCTGATCGGGTATTTAATAGAAGCAATAGGAGACTTGAGATTATAGATCGTCGGGAGAGGGATGATGGTGACGAGTACTATGATGGGCCGATACACACTGGTAGATGTTCTGAGCTTCGCAGTGGTGGAAGGACTGACGAGAGAAGGAAGTATGGCGAGAGGCGAGGACCTAGGCGAATGAGAATTGTCGAAGAGGAAGAAGGTAATTTTAGACAGAGTGGACAACTTTGGCATGGAGAAGAATTTGATGTCTCCAGATTGAAGAGAAGAAGATTTACTTGA
- the LOC132615797 gene encoding uncharacterized protein LOC132615797 isoform X1, producing MPVSRNEEPGVLSQQSSSSSSGIVPLKKRWCSMVQPIRAERSSFSNENESKTKDSALSQGSTLTSCDSTGKSDTPRNSLLKVKEERPSGAKVDSQPTMLPFLSISPETNPNTSSGTSTNVDNLVKPALAKKLAGQGAIGRTTVTVKKEAIAKQGESHGKLELPANSGNVELSLGPKEPQVSSLVDPSLLSLSLNKGKDISQDGSCKIGLNNKAADDTAHTNRSNWDLNTPMDSWEAGDDAPVKETSHISSASVIGANDNKGKQVVGASEQGFTFPISSIHPNLRFKSVDVLRLSLGSTLREFDSPALQSWAKVASSRVSPNSGLLKNPALDRNMNSTTCKTVKSEPVEEANVGAVCRPAGTLEANVVKTEVVSQIQQSIELSTKDLQKLVEQKPMKCEPLQEVSQEISMTSDVIAHQSVGRVLQLQESSSSSCSSSSSSTLPMPLTPQQGCPSRLSTCSDLSVSGDLCAPSEYSVHTNEDNISKNALDHVNADIAAKDANFDLKESNISSDKVEASVSEGMDIEDHMGYKKTQDAHNLVASGERSANNEEKISISAGTEEECYGSDYESDGHHAFVGHVDTASGCGREDDEYEDGEVREPMMQSIAEDPIAEGLDSDKNNESSSKNAHCSGFPGVGESHCFKNDEKDYSIPVHTVSNDDFVKGCDGKAHKIDHKDGNLQSPLLDKEGTTRDNEQRPIGAIQQGPVDQPGIADAQEGCEKDVLSDGAAAGINAAGRNVGEANNENIGRADMSPTADPYLQNAERSLNSNSSKYLSNVGGKSRIINLPRASNATSPSNFRPFMGRSPSSRSGRERYSDMEEEKFHLRSNRDETYADGPKFVPNRFQDRSFVNSRGNFMRGRGRASTRFNRSRREWDSGHDFESYRGVSDYRFRRNRTAAVGESEFERNDYDRRLDNTAFSSSRRRKPLSDALPSFRHPPARRLSPNGREGAAMMGIQMLRRAPRNISPNRCTDEDDSELVGVRHSEKFIRDFPADISDPVYSHQQSMYDGSDGRFVQGNTKFTAMQRRCFPRMQSKSPVRSHTRSLGPWSSPRRRSTEGFSGLHDSSRHRSPVMYREDRMRSSPRTSFAEEAIAPRRRDSPSYTARRLNDMRDVDAVQEHGHPRSLSSRRSPSDRVFNRSNRRLEIIDRRERDDGDEYYDGPIHTGRCSELRSGGRTDERRKYGERRGPRRMRIVEEEEGNFRQSGQLWHGEEFDVSRLKRRRFT from the exons ATGCCAGTTTCCAGAAACGAAGAG CCTGGAgttctttcccagcagtctagtAGCTCTTCGTCAGGTATTGTCCCTCTTAAGAAGAGGTGGTGCTCTATGGTCCAACCTATCCGTGCTGAGCGATCTTCTTTTTCTAATGAAAATGAATCCAAGACCAAAGATTCAGCCTTGAGCCAAGGATCGACCTTGACTTCTTGTGATAGTACAGGTAAATCTGATACTCCCAGGAACTCTCTTCTAAAGGTAAAGGAAGAAAGACCTTCGGGTGCGAAAGTTGACTCTCAGCCTACTATGCTACCATTTTTATCCATATCTCCGGAAACAAATCCTAATACTAGCTCCGGTACTTCAACAAATGTTGACAATCTAGTGAAACCAGCATTGGCCAAAAAATTAGCTGGCCAGGGAGCTATAGGTAGAACAACAGTGACTGTCAAGAAGGAAGCTATTGCCAAACAAGGGGAAAGCCACGGTAAACTTGAACTTCCTGCCAATTCAGGGAACGTTGAGTTGTCATTAGGCCCAAAGGAACCTCAAGTTTCTTCTTTGGTTGATCCTTCATTGCTTTCTCTATCTTTGAACAAAGGGAAGGACATTTCCCAGGATGGAAGTTGCAAGATTGGTTTGAATAACAAAGCTGCTGATGATACTGCACACACTAATAGATCTAATTGGGATCTGAATACTCCTATGGATTCATGGGAGGCTGGTGATGATGCTCCTGTTAAAGAGACAAGTCATATTAGTTCTGCTTCTGTTATTGGTGCTAATGATAATAAAGGGAAGCAAGTTGTTGGAGCTAGTGAGCAGGGATTTACTTTTCCCATCTCATCAATACATCCTAACTTAAGATTCAAGTCCGTGGATGTGCTTCGTCTTAGTCTTGGCAGTACTTTACGAGAGTTTGACTCCCCAGCACTGCAGTCATGGGCTAAAGTAGCCTCCAGCAGGGTTAGTCCGAACTCGGGTTTGCTGAAAAATCCAGCATTGGATAGAAATATGAATTCCACCACTTGTAAAACTGTTAAGTCAGAACCTGTTGAAGAAGCTAATGTTGGAGCTGTGTGTCGTCCAGCTGGAACATTGGAGGCTAATGTAGTAAAAACTGAAGTTGTGAGTCAGATTCAGCAGTCTATTGAGTTGTCAACTAAGGACCTTCAGAAATTAGTTGAGCAAAAACCAATGAAATGTGAACCACTCCAGGAGGTTAGCCAGGAAATATCTATGACATCAGATGTGATTGCGCACCAATCAGTTGGAAGGGTTTTGCAGCTTCAGGAGAGTTCTTCGTCTTCGtgttcttcttcttcgtcttctaCACTGCCAATGCCTTTGACCCCTCAACAGGGATGCCCTTCTAGATTGTCGACCTGTTCAGATTTGTCTGTGAGTGGGGACTTGTGTGCTCCATCTGAGTACTCTGTTCATACTAATGAAgataatataagtaaaaatgctctagatcatgtaaatGCTGATATTGCTGCTAAAGATGCAAACTTTGACCTCAAAGAATCAAATATATCCAGTGATAAAGTGGAGGCATCTGTTTCGGAGGGCATGGATATTGAAGATCACATGGGATACAAAAAGACACAAGATGCACATAATTTGGTTGCAAGTGGTGAGAGATCAGCAAACAATGAGGAAAAGATAAGTATATCAGCTGGTACAGAAGAAGAATGTTATGGTTCTGATTATGAATCTGATGGTCATCATGCTTTTGTGGGACACGTTGACACTGCGAGTGGGTGTGGCAGAGAggatgatgaatatgaagatGGTGAGGTCCGAGAACCAATGATGCAGTCAATTGCAGAAGACCCAATTGCTGAAGGGCTAGATTCCGACAAAAATAATGAATCTTCTAGCAAAAATGCTCATTGTTCTGGATTTCCTGGGGTTGGGGAATCTCATTGCTTCAAAAATGATGAAAAAGATTACAGTATACCAGTTCATACTGTGTCTAATGATGACTTTGTTAAAGGCTGTGATGGGAAAGCTCACAAAATTGATCATAAAGACGGTAATCTGCAGAGTCCATTATTAGATAAAGAGGGAACAACTAGAGATAATGAGCAGAGGCCTATTGGCGCTATTCAACAAGGACCAGTTGATCAACCAGGAATAGCAGATGCGCAGGAAGGATGTGAAAAGGATGTCTTATCTGACGGAGCAGCTGCTGGTATCAATGCGGCTGGCAGAAATGTTGGTGAGGCTAATAACGAGAATATTGGAAGAGCTGATATGTCACCAACAGCCGATCCATATTTGCAAAATGCTGAAAGATCTCTTAATTCTAACTCTAGTAAATATTTGTCAAATGTTGGAGGCAAGAGCCGGATTATCAACTTACCTCGTGCATCCAATGCAACATCTCCTAGTAATTTCAGACCTTTTATGGGTAGGTCGCCGTCTTCAAGAAGTGGAAGAGAAAGGTATTCAGATATGGAGGAGGAGAAATTCCATCTACGAAGTAATAg AGATGAAACTTATGCTGATGGTCCTAAGTTTGTGCCAAATAGGTTTCAGGACCGGTCATTTGTCAACTCGAGGGGGAACTTCATGCGTGGAAGAGGGAGGGCTTCGACCCGGTTTAACCGTTCACGTAGAGAATGGGATTCTGGGCATGATTTTGAAAGCTATAGAGGTGTATCCGATTATCGGTTTAGACGTAACCGTACAGCTGCTGTTGGGGAATCTGAATTTGAACGTAATGACTATGATAGAAGACTAGATAATACTGCCTTTTCTAGCAGTAGGAGGAGGAAGCCATTAAGTGATGCCTTGCCTTCATTTCGGCATCCACCTGCACGTCGACTGTCCCCCAATGGAAGAGAAGGTGCTGCTATGATGGGCATTCAAATGCTTCGTAGAGCTCCCAGGAATATCAGCCCAAACAGATGCACCGATGAAGATGACTCTGAGTTGGTAGGTGTTCGGCATAGTGAGAAGTTTATTAGGGACTTTCCAGCTGATATTAGTGATCCTGTTTATAGTCACCAGCAATCTATGTATGATGGATCTGATGGTCGTTTCGTTCAGGGTAATACAAAGTTTACCGCGATGCAGAGAAGATGTTTCCCTCGAATGCAGTCTAAGTCTCCTGTTAGGTCCCATACACGCTCCCTTGGCCCTTGGTCCTCTCCTCGGAGGAGATCGACAGAAGGATTCAGTGGTCTTCATGATTCATCTCGGCACAGGTCTCCGGTTATGTACAGGGAAGATAGGATGAGGTCTTCTCCACGAACTTCTTTTGCCGAAGAAGCAATAGCTCCTCGAAGGCGTGACTCGCCATCATATACTGCTCGGCGTCTGAATGACATGAGGGACGTGGATGCTGTACAGGAGCACGGTCATCCAAGGTCTCTTTCTAGCAGAAGAAGTCCATCTGATCGGGTATTTAATAGAAGCAATAGGAGACTTGAGATTATAGATCGTCGGGAGAGGGATGATGGTGACGAGTACTATGATGGGCCGATACACACTGGTAGATGTTCTGAGCTTCGCAGTGGTGGAAGGACTGACGAGAGAAGGAAGTATGGCGAGAGGCGAGGACCTAGGCGAATGAGAATTGTCGAAGAGGAAGAAGGTAATTTTAGACAGAGTGGACAACTTTGGCATGGAGAAGAATTTGATGTCTCCAGATTGAAGAGAAGAAGATTTACTTGA